GGTCCCCTCAGCGTGGACGAGGCCCGGGCGGCGGCCGAGCGCATCCTCAAGGCCGTGCAGACCAAGGATCCCAACCTGCGCTTCGCCCAGTTCTCCCCGGAACTGCAGGCCATCAGCAGCCCGGCGATGGTGGCCGACACCATGCGCACCCAGCCGGACCTGCTCGGCTGGACGTTGCTCAGCGTGCGGGGCGGTCTGTCCTCCACCACGGTGGAAGCGAGCCTGAGAACCAGCGACGGCGTGCGGGACCTGTTCATGGTGCTGGATCCCCAGGGCCGCCTCACCGGTTACCACTTCGATCTCACCGACGCCCAGTCGAGCCGCGTGGCGGCGGATTTCGTGCGCGAGCTGAGCCGGGGCCACTTCATCAGCGCCCGCAGCTATCTGGCCCTGCCCCTGCAGGAGGAACTCACGCCGGCCACACTCCAGGCCAAGTGGCAGCAGCTGCAGCGGAGCACCGGCAATTTCGTGAAGGTGGTGCGGGTGATCGAGGCCAGCCGCAGCGAGGACAGCCAGCTGGTGCTCGTGAACACCGAGTTCAACCGGGTGACCGACAACCTGTTCGTGATCCTGAACACCA
This sequence is a window from Cyanobium sp. PCC 7001. Protein-coding genes within it:
- a CDS encoding DUF3887 domain-containing protein, producing the protein MRSSLRPGQPGWLSICRAAIHRTAVHRTAIRRTAIRRTGSQVLALALVLGAPAGGLIGRAVQAAPATASPGVTGTSALKPAAAAAGPLSVDEARAAAERILKAVQTKDPNLRFAQFSPELQAISSPAMVADTMRTQPDLLGWTLLSVRGGLSSTTVEASLRTSDGVRDLFMVLDPQGRLTGYHFDLTDAQSSRVAADFVRELSRGHFISARSYLALPLQEELTPATLQAKWQQLQRSTGNFVKVVRVIEASRSEDSQLVLVNTEFNRVTDNLFVILNTNNEITGVDFPKDPNPPQPASAPAR